From the Clostridium putrefaciens genome, one window contains:
- a CDS encoding 1-propanol dehydrogenase PduQ → MGNFKVGPNVYFGVGKLEELSKLQCKRAFIVTDPFMVTSGMVTKVTENLEAANIEYEIFSDIVPDPPLETISKGIKAMDAFKPEVLIALGGGSAIDAAKAISHFRDLINKGLKNVSEDKKVMLIAIPTTSGTGSEVTSFSVVTDKKYNVKYPLVEESMVPEMAILDATLVKSVPNFITADTGMDVLTHAIEAYVSTEHSDFSDALAEKAIKLVFEYLEKAYKNGNDLEAREKMHNASCIAGMAFTNASLGINHSMAHILGGRFHIPHGKANAILLPYVVEFNADLSSDNRFDNKIQYSDTAIRYAKIAKFLNITSSNNVREGVKSLVRAINSLKKTLNIPSSVKEVNVSKKDFDDNLKELSEIALKDSCTITSPRKPTIEEFNALFNVVYEGK, encoded by the coding sequence ATGGGTAATTTTAAAGTAGGGCCTAATGTTTATTTTGGAGTTGGAAAGCTTGAAGAGCTTAGTAAGCTTCAATGTAAAAGGGCATTTATTGTAACGGATCCATTTATGGTTACATCAGGAATGGTGACTAAGGTTACAGAAAATTTAGAAGCTGCAAATATTGAATATGAAATCTTTTCTGACATAGTTCCAGATCCACCACTTGAAACAATATCAAAAGGAATTAAAGCTATGGATGCATTTAAACCAGAAGTTCTAATTGCTTTAGGTGGAGGTTCAGCTATTGATGCTGCAAAGGCTATAAGTCACTTTAGAGATCTTATAAATAAAGGGTTAAAGAATGTATCAGAAGATAAAAAGGTTATGCTGATAGCTATACCAACTACTAGTGGTACAGGATCAGAAGTTACATCTTTTTCAGTTGTAACTGATAAAAAGTATAATGTTAAGTATCCATTAGTTGAAGAATCTATGGTTCCAGAGATGGCCATATTAGATGCAACTCTTGTAAAAAGTGTTCCAAATTTTATAACAGCGGATACAGGTATGGATGTGCTAACTCATGCTATAGAAGCTTACGTATCTACTGAACATTCAGATTTTAGTGATGCTTTAGCAGAAAAGGCTATAAAGCTAGTATTTGAATATCTAGAAAAGGCATATAAAAATGGAAATGACCTAGAGGCAAGAGAAAAGATGCATAACGCTTCTTGTATAGCGGGAATGGCATTTACAAATGCTTCACTTGGGATAAATCATAGCATGGCTCACATATTAGGTGGAAGATTCCATATTCCTCATGGAAAAGCAAATGCAATATTACTTCCTTATGTTGTAGAATTTAATGCAGATTTAAGCTCTGATAATAGATTCGATAATAAGATTCAATATAGTGATACTGCAATAAGATATGCAAAGATTGCTAAGTTCTTGAATATTACAAGTAGTAATAATGTTAGAGAAGGTGTTAAATCTTTAGTAAGAGCTATAAATTCTTTAAAGAAAACATTAAACATACCATCAAGTGTTAAAGAAGTTAATGTTAGCAAAAAAGATTTTGATGACAATCTAAAAGAACTTTCAGAAATAGCTTTAAAAGACAGTTGTACAATTACAAGCCCTAGAAAGCCAACAATAGAAGAATTCAACGCATTGTTTAATGTTGTCTACGAAGGAAAATAA
- a CDS encoding ABC transporter ATP-binding protein, whose product MSLVQCSNVIKNFQMGKVQVEILRGVSLNIEKGEFAAIIGESGSGKSTLLNILGGLMPFDKGEVSIADTNLHNLNENQRALFRRKSIGFIFQSYNLLPQLTAFENVEMPLIFTGMSKVNRKKTVLDILERVGLKDRMNHKPSELSGGQQQRVSIARALVNNPSIILADEPTGNLDSKTSIEILDLLKGLNESLNMTFVVVTHSKRVCDYADSIIKMKDGLLE is encoded by the coding sequence ATGTCCTTAGTACAATGTTCTAATGTAATAAAGAACTTTCAAATGGGTAAAGTACAAGTTGAAATTTTAAGAGGGGTTAGTTTAAATATTGAAAAGGGGGAATTTGCTGCTATTATCGGGGAATCAGGCTCTGGTAAATCTACTCTTTTAAACATTTTAGGGGGACTTATGCCCTTTGATAAGGGTGAAGTATCTATAGCTGATACTAATTTACATAACTTAAATGAAAATCAGCGCGCGCTTTTTAGAAGAAAAAGTATAGGATTTATATTTCAGTCTTATAATCTGCTCCCACAATTAACAGCCTTTGAAAATGTTGAGATGCCTTTAATTTTTACTGGCATGTCTAAAGTAAATAGGAAAAAAACTGTTCTAGATATTTTAGAACGTGTAGGTCTTAAAGATAGGATGAATCATAAGCCCTCAGAACTTTCAGGGGGACAGCAACAAAGAGTTTCAATAGCTAGGGCCTTAGTTAATAATCCTTCTATAATTCTTGCAGACGAACCTACAGGAAACTTAGATAGTAAGACAAGCATTGAAATTTTAGATTTACTGAAAGGACTTAATGAGTCGTTAAATATGACCTTTGTAGTGGTTACTCACTCAAAAAGGGTTTGTGATTATGCTGACAGCATAATTAAAATGAAAGATGGTCTACTAGAATAA